The Rhizobium oryzihabitans genomic sequence CTCAATTCGAAGTTGACACCCGCACCGACACCGAACTCGGCGCTCTGCGCGGCTTTATCGGTTTCCGTGGCAACGCTGATACGGGTTCTGCAGCAGCATCCACCACGTCCGGTTCATCTGACAAGGGCTCTGCAGTTTTCGTTGATCAGGCTTTCATCGAAATTGCCGGTCTTAAGGTCGGTAAGTTCCTGAGCTGGTGGGACGATGGCCTCTCTGGCGAGACCGACGATGTTGCTACCAACTCGCTGTTCAACTCCATTCGTTACACCTACGACGCAGGTTCGTTCTGGGCCGGCGTTTCGGTTGACGAACTCGAAGGCATCGCCGTCAGCACGTTTAACAAAAACAACAACACAAGCAACAATGTCGGCGTCGTCGTTGGCGCTGGCGCTAAGCTCGATAGCGTATCCTTGCAGCTCGTTGGTGGCTACGACACTGACCGCGAAAATGGCTCTGTTCGCCTGATTGCAACGGCGGGTGTCGGTCCCGGCACGCTGGGCCTGTCCGGTGTTTGGGCTTCTGGCGCAAATGCTTATTACAACGCTGCTGAGTGGGCCGTTGCTGCTGAATATGCCATCAAGGCAACTGATAAGCTGAAGATTACCCCCGGCTTCCAGTACTACGGCAGCTACGGTCTCGTTTCGTTCGATGAGTTCTCGAACAATGATGCCTGGAAGGCTGGTCTGACGGTTGACTACAAGATCACCGATGGCCTCAGCACGAAGCTCGCTGTCAACTACCTCGACGTCGACACCAAGCCTGAAGCGTGGACCGGTTTCGTTCGCCTGCAGCGCGCGTTCTGATAGCGAATATAAAAAGCATAGTCTGGTTAGATAACTCAGATCCACCCCGCTCTCGAGCGGGTGAGTAGCTAGCTCCAGTCAAAGTTCCTGACATGAAAGTCAGGTTTGCTCCCCGGACCCCTCCAGGCCGGGGAGTTTTAGTTTTGACGAAAGACTGAGTGTATTTTGTCAACAATGTCAGTGCTGGTAATTACAAGAGCGTGACGCGTCAACAGTCTCTAGGCCGCGCTTGCCATACTACCGGCCAAGCGTCGCAGCGGGCGGCAGGGGAGGGTGGACAGGTTCTTCGAAGGTCCGCAACAGGCGTCCCCAACCCGGATCATGCATATGCGCTTCAAGACCGGCGCGGGCGGCGAGGGCCAGTGCTTCTTCTTGCCCAAAGGAGATGGCCGCATCGACATCTGTCGTCAGAACACGGCCGTTTTCCATCAGCATCTTGCCATCCACGAAAACGGTATCGACATCGCTCCCCAATACCTGATGCACCAGCCGGTGCACAGGCATCCACATCGGCATCAGATGCGGTTTGCGCATGTCGATGATGGCGATATCGGCCTTTTTGCCGATTTCAAGCGAGCCGATTTCATCCTCCATGCCGATGGCATGGGCGGCGTCGATGGTAATCATTTCGAATATCTTGCCGGGCGGCAGCAGGTAGCGATCGTGATTGTGCAGAAGATGTTGCGTGAATTGCGCCATGCGGGCGGTCTGCAGCATGTCGAAGTGGCGGCTGGGTGCCGCGCCGTCTGTAGTGATGGCGACGCGGATGCCCTTGGACATCATTTCCATGATCGGCGTCGCGCGGCCCGGCGGGGCATGGGTCACGCGTGTGCCGGTTTCCGCCAGAATGTCGATCTCGTCATGCGAGATGCCCCAGCAATGCTGAAGGTGGATATCGGGGCCAAGCAGCGCATTTTCCTTGTCCTGAAAGGCCATGCGGATTTGTCCCGCGAAAGCGTCAGAATGCAGCCGGACGCCCATTTTGCGGGCGGTCTCGCGTATACGGCGGGCCTGCATGCGGTCATTGTCTGTCAGTTTCACCGCCTGGTCGGGGCTTGAAGCGTTGGAGGGTTCAACCGAGGGGACGATGGTGAAGGGTGTCAGGAAGACGCTGATGCGTCCATCAGCCGTTCCGTTCAAGGCCTCAATCGTGGCTTCGCTGCCCTCGATCATCTCCTCGAAGCTGATGTTGCGGCGCTCCGGAGAGCCGCTTTCCCATCGGGTCACCGGGTGCGGCCAGGGCAGGCCGGAAGGTCCCACACAGATGATTTCGCGAATCCCGATCTCGTCATAGGCGCGGGCGTGGTTGATGGCAAAGACAGGATCATCGGCGCGTGGCATGGAGGTGATGATGCTGGCGCCGGTGGTGACACCGGCGCGCAGCCGCTCGATGCCGGAGACAAGGCCGTCCGCATACCAATAGTCGCGCGTGACATAGTGGTAATAGGTCGGGGTCACAACCTTCATCCACATCGCATTGGTGTCGGCAGCAATGCTGCGGATCAAGGCGTGCCCGGCGTGACCATGGGCATCGATGAGGCCGGGGATGATGAGTTTACCCCGACAGTCTATCACCTGCTTGTCGGTGTGGCGTGGCGCCAGTTCGTCCGCCGTGCCGATGTCGACGATCCGGTCGCCCTTTATGGCGAGGCCGCAATCCTCGATGATGCGTCGCTCGCGGTCCACGGTCACCATCGTGCCGTGCAATAGCAGAAAATTCCCCATTTAGCCTTCCTCCCTTGTGTTCGCAGCTGGTATTCAGGATGCGTCGATTTTGGATACGATAATTGTCAACAATATTATTGACAATAAGGCTGGGCGAAACAATACTCCGCCTTGTCCGGCCGGTAGGTCAGCCGGCACTTCAACGATTTATAAAAAGGGGGGATCAAATGTCCCGAATGAGAAGTTTCGTCCTGGCCGCCCTGGCGGCGGCCGCCATTGCCGTTCCCGCAAGTGCTGAAACCCTGCGTTGGGCCGGCCGCGCCGACCTTTATTCGCTCGATCCATATTCGGTGCCGTCCACCTCCAATCTCGCCTTTCTCAATCATATCTATGAGGGGCTTGTCCGTTACGGACCCGACTTCAAGATCGAGCCGGCTCTTGCGACGGAATGGAAGCTTGTTGATGGAAAGACATGGCGTTTCACCCTGCGCAAGGGTGTGAAATTCCATGATGGCGCGGATTTCACCGCTGACGATGTTGTCGCGTCCTTCACGCGCGCCTCGGATGCCACTTCGCCGCTGCGCGGCAATATTCCGGTTTTTGCGGGCGTGAAGAAGGTCGATGATTATACCGTCGATCTCGACGTCACCGCGCCCACCTCGCTCTTCCTCAACGACATCACCAATATCTTCATCTTCAACGCCAAGTGGCTGAAGGGTAACAATAGCGAGAAGCCGACCGATTTCGCCTCCAAGGTCGATGGCTATACGACGATGCACACCAACGGCACCGGGCCCTTCAAGCTTGAAAGCCGCGTGCCCGACAGCAAGACGGTTCTTGTCGCCAATGAAGCCTGGTGGGATCAGAAAAAACACAATCTCGACCGCATCGAATTCGTGCCGATCGCCTCTGCGGCCACCCGTGTCGCGGCTTTGCTCTCCGGCGAAATCGACCTGATTGATTCCGCACCGATCCAGGATTTGCCGCGGCTTGAATCCTCGCCCAATATCACGGTGAAGAAGCGCACCGAGTTGCGCACGCTGTTCATCGGCTTCAACCGCCGCGAAAAGCTGGAGGACGGCAAGCCGAACCCCTTTAATGATCTTCGTGTTCGCCAGGCATTTGAACTGTCGATCGATCGCGATCTCATCAACAAGAAGGTCATGCGTGGCCTTGCAAGGCCGTCCGGCTCGCTCATCGCGCCTGAAATTTCGGGTTACGCCAAGTCGCTCGATACATTCCAGCCCGCCGATCCGGCGCAGTCGCAGAAGCTTCTTGCCGATGCCGGCATGAAGAACCTCGCTTTCACCTATACCTGCATGAATGACGAGAGCATCAACGAGGAAGATATCTGCTCCGGCGTCGCCAACATGCTGAAGCGTGGCGGTTTCCAGCCGACTATCGATATAGCGCCGCGCTCGGTGCAGTCTCCGAAGCGTAATGGCGGCAAGGCGGATGTCTTCAACCTCAGCTGGGCGAACGAACCGACACTCGATGCCTTCTCCTTCCTGTCGCAGATCCTCTCCACCCGAAAGGGCGCAATGGGCGTCTCCAACTATGGCGGCTGGTCGAACCCCGAGATCGACAAGCTGGTGGACCAGGCAGCGCAGGAGCAGGACAATACCAAACGTCTTGCCCTTGAAGAGGCGGCCTTGAAGATCGCCAAGGACGAGGCGATGCTTGTGCCGCTGCACCAGCAGCCGATTGCATGGGCGATGCTTGGCAAGGTGAAGAGCGTCGATTTCCGCGCCGACAACAAGCCGCGCCACTGGCTGACGCAACTCGACAAATAATCCGGAACTCGAAAAGGCATTCGGCATATTGCTGAATGCCTTTTCGGCCCATCCGGGGCAGCTTTCGTATCGGGTCAAAAGCGATGCCGTCTGCATTCGCTGCGCCGGATATATGATCCGCTGCCGGCGTGATTGTCGACAATTCTACAGGCGTAAACGACCTGTGCCCCGTCTCTGGAAAAGAATGGTCGAACCTGGCTGGCATCATGTCCATGGGTTCTCATCCGAGAGGTAATAATGCTGGTTTTCATCATCAAGCGTATGGGAAATGCCATTCTGGTCATGCTTTCCGTCGCGCTTATTGCATTTCTCATTTTCAGGCTGGCGGGAGATCCCGTCGAGCTGATGGTGGGGGAGCAGACCTCGCAGGAAGATCGCGCCGCGCTGCGTGAGCGGCTCGGCCTCAACGACAGTCTGCCCACGCAATATTTGCGGTTTGTCAAAGACGCGGCCCAGGGCAATTTCGGCGTTTCCTATCGCAACGGCCAGCAGGTGCTGCCGCTGATAGCGGAAAGGTTTCCGGCAACGCTGGAGCTTGTTCTGGTGGCCACGGTCCTTTCGCTCGTCGTCGGCCTGCCGCTTGGGGTGCTGACGGCGATCCGGCGTGGAAAGTGGTATACGGAGGGCCTGCAGTTCCTGTCGATTGTCGGCGTCTCGCTGCCGAGCTTCGTTGTCGGCATTCTGCTTATCCTCGTCTTTTCGGTGTCGCTTGGCTGGGCGCCGGCCTTCGGTCGAGGCGATGTCGTGCAGCTTGGCTGGTGGTCCACGGGCCTGCTTACCTCGTCGGGGCGTGCAGCGCTCATTCTGCCTGCCATTGCGCTCTCGCTTTACCAGATCACGCTGGTCATGCGTCTGGTGCGCGCCGAAATGCTGGAAGTGCTGCGGTCCGATTTCGTGAAATTCGCCCGTGCCCGCGGCATTCCCCGCTGGCGCATCTATTTCCGCCATGCGCTGCGCAACTGTCTGATGCCCGTCGTGACGCTGACGACGATGAATGTCGGCTCGCTCATCGCCTTTGCGCTCATCACCGAGACGGTGTTTCAGTGGCCGGGCATGGGCATGCTATTCATACAGGCGGTGACGTTTCTCGATATCCCCGTCATGGCGGCCTATCTCTGCATCATTTCCTTCATCTTCGTTGTCCTCAACACGTTCGTCGACATTGCCTATGCGGTGATCGATCCGCGTCTGCGCACCGCGCGCTAACCGAAGGGAGCCGGTTTCATGGCCACAGACCTTCCGCAAACGGCAAAACCTGCCCGCCCGTCGCTCATCAAACGCATACGCAACAGCGATCTCTACTGGTCGTTCAGCCACAGCAGATCGGCCAAGATCAGCGCGCTGATCCTGGCAATCCTCATCCTTGCCGCCATTTTCGCGCCACTGATTGCACCGCAGAACCCCTATGACGGCGCTTCGCTCGACATGTGGAAAGCCGAATTGCCGCCGGTGTGGCAGGAGGGTGGGGAATGGCCTTACCTGCTCGGCACGGATACGCAGGGGCGCGACATGCTCTCCGCCATCCTTTACGGCACGCGCATATCCATCGTCATCGGTGTCGCCTCCGTGGCGCTGTCTCTGGTGATCGGCATGACCGCCGGTCTGGTTGCCGGATATTTCGGCGGTTTTTCCGACAATCTCCTGATGCGCATCGGCGATATCACGCTTTCCATTCCGACAATTCTGGTGGCCATCCTCGTCTCCACGGTCGTCCGGCAGATGCTGCCGGACAGTCTTCGAGAGGTGGGCGCATCCGCCGTGCTCATTCTCGCCATCGCGCTTTCCGCCTGGGTGCAATATGCGCGCACCGTGCGTGCCCAGGCGATTGTGGAGACCGGCAAGGATTATGTGCAGGCGGCCAAGCTCATCGGCGTTCCCGCGCGCCGCATCATGGCCAACCATATTCTGCCCAATACGCTGACGCCGATCATGGTTGCCGCAACGCTGAATTTCGGCATGGCGATCCTGACTGAGGCGACCCTGTCGTTCCTTGGCATCGGCATGCCGCCCAGCCAGCCGTCGCTCGGAACGCTGATCCGCATCGGCAACCAGTTCCTGTTTTCCGGCTCCTGGTGGATCGTATTGTTTCCCGTTTTCCAGCTCTGCCTGCTCGTCGTCACCGTCAACCTTCTGGGTGACTGGCTGCGCGATGCGCTCAATCCGAAACTGAGGTGAGTTCCATGCACGATCTTCTGCTCCGCAACATCAGGCCCATGGCGGGCGACACCTGCGACATCATGATAAGGCAGGGAAAGATTGCCGGTTTTGGAAAGTTCGAGGCCGAACCCGGCATGCCGGTCGAGGATGGCAACGGCGCAATCCTCGCGCCCGGCCTCATCGATGCCCACACCCATCTCGACAAGACGACCTGGGGCATGCCCTGGCATGAGAACAACCGTGCCGCAATCCTGCGCGGGCGGATCGATTTCGAGCGCGAAAACCGCAGCCAGATCGGCATCGATCCGCACCGCCAGTCCATGCGCCACGCCATCGGTCTTGCCGCAAACGGCGGCACGCATATTCGCAGCCACGTGGATATCGATCCGACCCACGGCTTGAAGCTTGTTGAAGGCATATGGGAAACGCGCGAGAAGCTGAAAGGCATCATCGACATCGAGGTCGTTGCTTTCCCGCAGTCCGGCGTCATGGTCATGCCCGGCACGGTGGAACTGCTGGATGAGGCGCTGAAACAGGGCTGTGAAGTCCTCGGCGGCATCGATCCCTGCGGCATCGATCGCGATCCGAAAGGCCAGCTCGATATCCTCTTTGAACTCGCGGTCAGGCACGGCGTGCCGATCGACATTCATCTGCATGAGGCTGCCGATCTCGGCGCCTTCACCATGGAGCTGATTTTCGAGCGCATCCGCGCCAACGGCATGGAAGGCAAGGTTGCCATCAGCCACGCCTTTGCGCTCGGTATGAATGACTATCTCCGGGTCGGCAAGCTGATCGATGAGATCGCCCGGCTCGATGTGGCGATCCTGACGACCGGCGCGCCCTCGGCAAATGTGCCGTCTATCATGCGCCTGAAGGAAGCCGGTGTGCGTGTCGGCGGCGGCTGTGACGGCATTCGCGACACCTGGGGTCCCTGGGGCCAGCCGGATATGCTCGACCGTGCCAAGATCATCGGCATGAAGAACGGTCTGCGCTCGGATATCGAGCTTGCCCACGTCCTGCATGTCGTCTCGCAGGGCGGTGCCGATGTCATGGGCCTCAAGGATTACGGTCTTGATGTTGGCTGCGCCGCCGATTTCACGCTGCTGACCGGCGAGACCCTGGCCCATGCCGTTGTCGACATTGCCCCAAGACCGCTGGTCGTCAAGGGCGGGCGTGTCACCGCCAGAGGCGGCAAGGCCGTGGTGGAGGCGCCATGATGACCGTTTCGCTTCAGTCCCTCGCTCTCGGTGAACGTCCCTCCGGTCGCACGCTGCTCACCGCCAGTTGGGTGGTCGGCCACAAGGACGGGTCTCACCGGCTGCTTAAAAACGGCGATGTCGTGTTCGAGAACGGCGAAATCCTTTTCGTCGGGCATGGCTTTCCCGGCGAGGTTGCTCGCCGCGTCGATTTCGGCAATGCCCTGATCAGCCCCGGCCTGATCGACCTCGATGCCCTTTCCGATCTCGATACGACCATTCTGGGTATCGACAATCACCCCGGCTGGGCGAAGGGCCGTGTCTGGCCGCGCTCCTATTTCGAGGCGGGTCCCTACGAGATGTATTCCGGGGAAGAGCTTGCCTTCCAGAAGCGTTTCGCCTTCGGCCAGCTTCTCCTCAACGGCATCACCACGGCGGCACCCATTGCCTCGCTGTTTTACCGTGAATGGGGAGAAACCGTCGCCGAATTCGAAGCCGCAGCCGATGCCGCCGGCGAACTCGGCCTGCGGGTCTATCTCAGCCCCGCCT encodes the following:
- a CDS encoding ABC transporter substrate-binding protein — protein: MSRMRSFVLAALAAAAIAVPASAETLRWAGRADLYSLDPYSVPSTSNLAFLNHIYEGLVRYGPDFKIEPALATEWKLVDGKTWRFTLRKGVKFHDGADFTADDVVASFTRASDATSPLRGNIPVFAGVKKVDDYTVDLDVTAPTSLFLNDITNIFIFNAKWLKGNNSEKPTDFASKVDGYTTMHTNGTGPFKLESRVPDSKTVLVANEAWWDQKKHNLDRIEFVPIASAATRVAALLSGEIDLIDSAPIQDLPRLESSPNITVKKRTELRTLFIGFNRREKLEDGKPNPFNDLRVRQAFELSIDRDLINKKVMRGLARPSGSLIAPEISGYAKSLDTFQPADPAQSQKLLADAGMKNLAFTYTCMNDESINEEDICSGVANMLKRGGFQPTIDIAPRSVQSPKRNGGKADVFNLSWANEPTLDAFSFLSQILSTRKGAMGVSNYGGWSNPEIDKLVDQAAQEQDNTKRLALEEAALKIAKDEAMLVPLHQQPIAWAMLGKVKSVDFRADNKPRHWLTQLDK
- a CDS encoding ABC transporter permease — encoded protein: MLVFIIKRMGNAILVMLSVALIAFLIFRLAGDPVELMVGEQTSQEDRAALRERLGLNDSLPTQYLRFVKDAAQGNFGVSYRNGQQVLPLIAERFPATLELVLVATVLSLVVGLPLGVLTAIRRGKWYTEGLQFLSIVGVSLPSFVVGILLILVFSVSLGWAPAFGRGDVVQLGWWSTGLLTSSGRAALILPAIALSLYQITLVMRLVRAEMLEVLRSDFVKFARARGIPRWRIYFRHALRNCLMPVVTLTTMNVGSLIAFALITETVFQWPGMGMLFIQAVTFLDIPVMAAYLCIISFIFVVLNTFVDIAYAVIDPRLRTAR
- a CDS encoding amidohydrolase family protein — its product is MGNFLLLHGTMVTVDRERRIIEDCGLAIKGDRIVDIGTADELAPRHTDKQVIDCRGKLIIPGLIDAHGHAGHALIRSIAADTNAMWMKVVTPTYYHYVTRDYWYADGLVSGIERLRAGVTTGASIITSMPRADDPVFAINHARAYDEIGIREIICVGPSGLPWPHPVTRWESGSPERRNISFEEMIEGSEATIEALNGTADGRISVFLTPFTIVPSVEPSNASSPDQAVKLTDNDRMQARRIRETARKMGVRLHSDAFAGQIRMAFQDKENALLGPDIHLQHCWGISHDEIDILAETGTRVTHAPPGRATPIMEMMSKGIRVAITTDGAAPSRHFDMLQTARMAQFTQHLLHNHDRYLLPPGKIFEMITIDAAHAIGMEDEIGSLEIGKKADIAIIDMRKPHLMPMWMPVHRLVHQVLGSDVDTVFVDGKMLMENGRVLTTDVDAAISFGQEEALALAARAGLEAHMHDPGWGRLLRTFEEPVHPPLPPAATLGR
- a CDS encoding porin → MNIKSLLIGSAAALAAVSGAQAADAIVAAEPEAMEYVRVCDAFGTGFFYIPGSETCLKFQGYVRFQTDFGRDKAGKSDWDSFTRAQFEVDTRTDTELGALRGFIGFRGNADTGSAAASTTSGSSDKGSAVFVDQAFIEIAGLKVGKFLSWWDDGLSGETDDVATNSLFNSIRYTYDAGSFWAGVSVDELEGIAVSTFNKNNNTSNNVGVVVGAGAKLDSVSLQLVGGYDTDRENGSVRLIATAGVGPGTLGLSGVWASGANAYYNAAEWAVAAEYAIKATDKLKITPGFQYYGSYGLVSFDEFSNNDAWKAGLTVDYKITDGLSTKLAVNYLDVDTKPEAWTGFVRLQRAF
- a CDS encoding amidohydrolase family protein; its protein translation is MHDLLLRNIRPMAGDTCDIMIRQGKIAGFGKFEAEPGMPVEDGNGAILAPGLIDAHTHLDKTTWGMPWHENNRAAILRGRIDFERENRSQIGIDPHRQSMRHAIGLAANGGTHIRSHVDIDPTHGLKLVEGIWETREKLKGIIDIEVVAFPQSGVMVMPGTVELLDEALKQGCEVLGGIDPCGIDRDPKGQLDILFELAVRHGVPIDIHLHEAADLGAFTMELIFERIRANGMEGKVAISHAFALGMNDYLRVGKLIDEIARLDVAILTTGAPSANVPSIMRLKEAGVRVGGGCDGIRDTWGPWGQPDMLDRAKIIGMKNGLRSDIELAHVLHVVSQGGADVMGLKDYGLDVGCAADFTLLTGETLAHAVVDIAPRPLVVKGGRVTARGGKAVVEAP
- a CDS encoding ABC transporter permease; the protein is MATDLPQTAKPARPSLIKRIRNSDLYWSFSHSRSAKISALILAILILAAIFAPLIAPQNPYDGASLDMWKAELPPVWQEGGEWPYLLGTDTQGRDMLSAILYGTRISIVIGVASVALSLVIGMTAGLVAGYFGGFSDNLLMRIGDITLSIPTILVAILVSTVVRQMLPDSLREVGASAVLILAIALSAWVQYARTVRAQAIVETGKDYVQAAKLIGVPARRIMANHILPNTLTPIMVAATLNFGMAILTEATLSFLGIGMPPSQPSLGTLIRIGNQFLFSGSWWIVLFPVFQLCLLVVTVNLLGDWLRDALNPKLR